The following proteins are encoded in a genomic region of Nycticebus coucang isolate mNycCou1 chromosome 17, mNycCou1.pri, whole genome shotgun sequence:
- the RIOK2 gene encoding serine/threonine-protein kinase RIO2 isoform X1: MGKVNVAKLRYLSRDDFRVLTAVEMGMKNHEIVPCSLIASIASLKHGGCNKVLRELVKHKLIAWEHTKTVQGCRLTNAGYDYLALKTLSSRRVVESVGNQMGVGKESDIYIVANEEGQQFALKLHRLGRTSFRNLKNKRDYHKHRHNVSWLYLSRLSAVKEFAYMKVLYERKFPVPKPVDYNRHAVVMEIINGYPLCQIHHVEDPASVYDEAMELIVRLGNHGLIHGDFNEFNLILDENDHITMIDFPQMVSTSHPNAEWYFNRDVKCIRDFFMKRFGYESELYPTFSDIRRVGSLDVEVSASGYTKELQAGDNLLQPVGPDERDTETEEGPQFLFSDGEVSEKSEVCRSEDESEQNCVDQSGGYRLFEDLEQNREDSSSEQSASAHHFGMTDFSQALEEMKGQVVDKNSIPEFSEKKNRNENYPRQGGRTRQGEASAGSEECVDECSHLTALSSLSKESRPLRDEKNMGDINWCRTRTLSITSSTGSVVSCSTIPPELVKQKVKRQLTKQQKSAVRRRLQKGEANVFTKQRRENMQNIKSSLEAASFWGE; the protein is encoded by the exons ATGGGGAAGGTGAACGTGGCTAAGTTGCGCTACCTGAGCCGGGATGACTTCAGGGTTCTGACCGCG gtTGAAATGGGCATGAAGAACCATGAGATAGTTCCCTGCAGTTTGATCGCCTCTATAGCCAGCCTTAAACATGGTGGCTGTAATAAAGTTTTAAGAGAATTAGTAAAACATAAACTCATAGCTTGGGAGCATACCAAGA CTGTCCAGGGCTGTCGGTTGACAAATGCAGGCTATGATTACCTGGCTTTGAAAACACTTTCTTCTCGACGAGTAGTTGAGTCTGTTGGAAACCAGATGGGTGTTGGCAAAGAATCGG ATATTTACATTGTTGCAAATGAAGAAGGACAGCAATTTGCATTAAAGCTTCACAGACTAGGAAGAACCTCTTTTCGAAATCTGAAAAACAAGCGCGATTACCATAAACACAGACATAATGTGTCTTGGCTTTATTTATCTCGTCTCTCTGCGGTGAAGGAATTTGCCTAtatgaag gtGTTATATGAGAGGAAATTTCCAGTTCCAAAACCAGTTGATTACAATCGCCATGCAGTGGTCATGGAGATCATAAATGGTTATCCTCT ATGTCAGATACACCATGTTGAAGATCCTGCCTCAGTATATGATGAAGCTATGGAACTAATTGTAAGACTTGGGAATCATGGGCTGATTCACGGAGATTTCAATGAATTCAATCTCATTTTGGATGAAAATGATCATATCACCATGATTGATTTTCCACAGATGGTCTCAACGTCTCATCCCAATGCTGAATG GTATTTCAACAGAGATGTCAAGTGCATTAGAGATTTCTTCATGAAGCGTTTTGGCTATGAAAGTGAGCTTTATCCAACCTTTAGTGATATCAG GAGGGTGGGCTCTCTTGATGTGGAGGTTTCTGCCAGTGGCTATACAAAAGAGCTGCAGGCTGGTGACAACCTGCTGCAGCCAGTGGGCCCAGAtgaaagagacacagagacagaagagggacctcagtttttgttttctgatggAGAAGTGTCAGAAAAATCAGAGGTTTGTAGATCCGAAGATGAAAGTGAACAGAACTGTGTGGACCAGTCGGGTGGCTACAGATTATTTGAAGACTTGGAGCAGAACAGGGAGGACAGTTCATCAGAGCAGAGTGCTAGTGCACACCACTTTGGAATGACTGACTTCAGCCAGGctttagaagaaatgaaagggcAGGTTGTTGACAAAAATTCCATACCTGAATTTtctgagaagaaaaacagaaatgaaaattacccAAGACAAGGTGGTCGGACACGTCAAGGAGAAGCCTCTGCTGGCTCTGAGGAGTGTGTGGACGAATGCTCTCATCTAACTGCCTTGTCGTCACTGAGTAAAGAATCCAGGCCTCTCAG ggatGAAAAAAATATGGGAGACATTAATTGGTGTAGAACAAGAACTCTGAGTATTACTTCTTCTACGGGCAGTGTTGTGAGCTGTTCAACAATTCCTCCG GAACTCGTGAAACAGAAGGTGAAACGTCAGTTGACAAAACAGCAAAAATCAGCAGTCAGACGGCGATTACAGAAAGGAGAAGCAAATGTGTTTACCAAGCAACGAAGGGAAAACATGCAAAATATTAAATCAAGTTTGGAAGCAGCTAGCTTTTGGGgagaataa
- the RIOK2 gene encoding serine/threonine-protein kinase RIO2 isoform X3, protein MGVGKESDIYIVANEEGQQFALKLHRLGRTSFRNLKNKRDYHKHRHNVSWLYLSRLSAVKEFAYMKVLYERKFPVPKPVDYNRHAVVMEIINGYPLCQIHHVEDPASVYDEAMELIVRLGNHGLIHGDFNEFNLILDENDHITMIDFPQMVSTSHPNAEWYFNRDVKCIRDFFMKRFGYESELYPTFSDIRRVGSLDVEVSASGYTKELQAGDNLLQPVGPDERDTETEEGPQFLFSDGEVSEKSEVCRSEDESEQNCVDQSGGYRLFEDLEQNREDSSSEQSASAHHFGMTDFSQALEEMKGQVVDKNSIPEFSEKKNRNENYPRQGGRTRQGEASAGSEECVDECSHLTALSSLSKESRPLRDEKNMGDINWCRTRTLSITSSTGSVVSCSTIPPELVKQKVKRQLTKQQKSAVRRRLQKGEANVFTKQRRENMQNIKSSLEAASFWGE, encoded by the exons ATGGGTGTTGGCAAAGAATCGG ATATTTACATTGTTGCAAATGAAGAAGGACAGCAATTTGCATTAAAGCTTCACAGACTAGGAAGAACCTCTTTTCGAAATCTGAAAAACAAGCGCGATTACCATAAACACAGACATAATGTGTCTTGGCTTTATTTATCTCGTCTCTCTGCGGTGAAGGAATTTGCCTAtatgaag gtGTTATATGAGAGGAAATTTCCAGTTCCAAAACCAGTTGATTACAATCGCCATGCAGTGGTCATGGAGATCATAAATGGTTATCCTCT ATGTCAGATACACCATGTTGAAGATCCTGCCTCAGTATATGATGAAGCTATGGAACTAATTGTAAGACTTGGGAATCATGGGCTGATTCACGGAGATTTCAATGAATTCAATCTCATTTTGGATGAAAATGATCATATCACCATGATTGATTTTCCACAGATGGTCTCAACGTCTCATCCCAATGCTGAATG GTATTTCAACAGAGATGTCAAGTGCATTAGAGATTTCTTCATGAAGCGTTTTGGCTATGAAAGTGAGCTTTATCCAACCTTTAGTGATATCAG GAGGGTGGGCTCTCTTGATGTGGAGGTTTCTGCCAGTGGCTATACAAAAGAGCTGCAGGCTGGTGACAACCTGCTGCAGCCAGTGGGCCCAGAtgaaagagacacagagacagaagagggacctcagtttttgttttctgatggAGAAGTGTCAGAAAAATCAGAGGTTTGTAGATCCGAAGATGAAAGTGAACAGAACTGTGTGGACCAGTCGGGTGGCTACAGATTATTTGAAGACTTGGAGCAGAACAGGGAGGACAGTTCATCAGAGCAGAGTGCTAGTGCACACCACTTTGGAATGACTGACTTCAGCCAGGctttagaagaaatgaaagggcAGGTTGTTGACAAAAATTCCATACCTGAATTTtctgagaagaaaaacagaaatgaaaattacccAAGACAAGGTGGTCGGACACGTCAAGGAGAAGCCTCTGCTGGCTCTGAGGAGTGTGTGGACGAATGCTCTCATCTAACTGCCTTGTCGTCACTGAGTAAAGAATCCAGGCCTCTCAG ggatGAAAAAAATATGGGAGACATTAATTGGTGTAGAACAAGAACTCTGAGTATTACTTCTTCTACGGGCAGTGTTGTGAGCTGTTCAACAATTCCTCCG GAACTCGTGAAACAGAAGGTGAAACGTCAGTTGACAAAACAGCAAAAATCAGCAGTCAGACGGCGATTACAGAAAGGAGAAGCAAATGTGTTTACCAAGCAACGAAGGGAAAACATGCAAAATATTAAATCAAGTTTGGAAGCAGCTAGCTTTTGGGgagaataa
- the RIOK2 gene encoding serine/threonine-protein kinase RIO2 isoform X2 produces the protein MGKVNVAKLRYLSRDDFRVLTAVEMGMKNHEIVPCSLIASIASLKHGGCNKVLRELVKHKLIAWEHTKTVQGCRLTNAGYDYLALKTLSSRRVVESVGNQMGVGKESDIYIVANEEGQQFALKLHRLGRTSFRNLKNKRDYHKHRHNVSWLYLSRLSAVKEFAYMKVLYERKFPVPKPVDYNRHAVVMEIINGYPLCQIHHVEDPASVYDEAMELIMVSTSHPNAEWYFNRDVKCIRDFFMKRFGYESELYPTFSDIRRVGSLDVEVSASGYTKELQAGDNLLQPVGPDERDTETEEGPQFLFSDGEVSEKSEVCRSEDESEQNCVDQSGGYRLFEDLEQNREDSSSEQSASAHHFGMTDFSQALEEMKGQVVDKNSIPEFSEKKNRNENYPRQGGRTRQGEASAGSEECVDECSHLTALSSLSKESRPLRDEKNMGDINWCRTRTLSITSSTGSVVSCSTIPPELVKQKVKRQLTKQQKSAVRRRLQKGEANVFTKQRRENMQNIKSSLEAASFWGE, from the exons ATGGGGAAGGTGAACGTGGCTAAGTTGCGCTACCTGAGCCGGGATGACTTCAGGGTTCTGACCGCG gtTGAAATGGGCATGAAGAACCATGAGATAGTTCCCTGCAGTTTGATCGCCTCTATAGCCAGCCTTAAACATGGTGGCTGTAATAAAGTTTTAAGAGAATTAGTAAAACATAAACTCATAGCTTGGGAGCATACCAAGA CTGTCCAGGGCTGTCGGTTGACAAATGCAGGCTATGATTACCTGGCTTTGAAAACACTTTCTTCTCGACGAGTAGTTGAGTCTGTTGGAAACCAGATGGGTGTTGGCAAAGAATCGG ATATTTACATTGTTGCAAATGAAGAAGGACAGCAATTTGCATTAAAGCTTCACAGACTAGGAAGAACCTCTTTTCGAAATCTGAAAAACAAGCGCGATTACCATAAACACAGACATAATGTGTCTTGGCTTTATTTATCTCGTCTCTCTGCGGTGAAGGAATTTGCCTAtatgaag gtGTTATATGAGAGGAAATTTCCAGTTCCAAAACCAGTTGATTACAATCGCCATGCAGTGGTCATGGAGATCATAAATGGTTATCCTCT ATGTCAGATACACCATGTTGAAGATCCTGCCTCAGTATATGATGAAGCTATGGAACTAATT ATGGTCTCAACGTCTCATCCCAATGCTGAATG GTATTTCAACAGAGATGTCAAGTGCATTAGAGATTTCTTCATGAAGCGTTTTGGCTATGAAAGTGAGCTTTATCCAACCTTTAGTGATATCAG GAGGGTGGGCTCTCTTGATGTGGAGGTTTCTGCCAGTGGCTATACAAAAGAGCTGCAGGCTGGTGACAACCTGCTGCAGCCAGTGGGCCCAGAtgaaagagacacagagacagaagagggacctcagtttttgttttctgatggAGAAGTGTCAGAAAAATCAGAGGTTTGTAGATCCGAAGATGAAAGTGAACAGAACTGTGTGGACCAGTCGGGTGGCTACAGATTATTTGAAGACTTGGAGCAGAACAGGGAGGACAGTTCATCAGAGCAGAGTGCTAGTGCACACCACTTTGGAATGACTGACTTCAGCCAGGctttagaagaaatgaaagggcAGGTTGTTGACAAAAATTCCATACCTGAATTTtctgagaagaaaaacagaaatgaaaattacccAAGACAAGGTGGTCGGACACGTCAAGGAGAAGCCTCTGCTGGCTCTGAGGAGTGTGTGGACGAATGCTCTCATCTAACTGCCTTGTCGTCACTGAGTAAAGAATCCAGGCCTCTCAG ggatGAAAAAAATATGGGAGACATTAATTGGTGTAGAACAAGAACTCTGAGTATTACTTCTTCTACGGGCAGTGTTGTGAGCTGTTCAACAATTCCTCCG GAACTCGTGAAACAGAAGGTGAAACGTCAGTTGACAAAACAGCAAAAATCAGCAGTCAGACGGCGATTACAGAAAGGAGAAGCAAATGTGTTTACCAAGCAACGAAGGGAAAACATGCAAAATATTAAATCAAGTTTGGAAGCAGCTAGCTTTTGGGgagaataa